The nucleotide window AGCTCAATTTTCTGCTGCAGGAACTTAACCGTGAGTTTAACACAATGGGTTCCAAAACAGAAAAAGCAGAGATATCTCATATCGTCGTTGAGGTGAAGTCGGAGCTTGAGAAGATAAGAGAGCAGGTGCAGAATGTGGAATAGAATTAAGTGAGGGGTCGGGGAGTTTTTCAATTTGTATTCAGTTCGTCCGGAGAAGCGCCCATTTGCCCGTGTCAGCCTTAACAATAATTTCGCAAAACTGGCGTTCGGCAGCTATCTCGCCAAGATTCGATTTGAACCAGCCCCGGGGGACAGAACCCCACCGCAACGTTGATCGTCTCTGGCTGTATGGATTTAACTGAGAAGATAGGGGGCGTGTACAGAGTGCCGGACTTATTTGTTAAGGCTGACACGGGCAAATGGGCGCTTCTCCGGACGAATCACTAACAATCATTAAAGCTCAAACGGTTCACAAAAAAGCCATTGATAAGAAACTCTCCGACTTAATTAAATAAGATGTTTCCATTAAAAAAACCGCATGAAAAGAAAGGGAGTAAAGATGGACCCAAGTTTACTTAACATCGGATTTGGAAGTACTGTGGTCGCTCATCGGATTGTTTCAATTGTATCGCCGAATTCCGCTCCGATGAAGAGGCTTAAAGATGAGGCAAAGGATGAAAAACGCCTGATAGATGCAACCCACGGCAGAAGAACACGTTCAATAATTATCATGGATAGCAATCATGTCGTTTTATCAGCAATACAGGCTGAGACCATATCTCAGAGGTATTCCATGCTTAAGGAAGCTCAGTAAGGATAATGAACCACACAAAAGACAGCGAATTTGGTTTAAAAACAGGATCCGTGGTTAATAAAGGGCGTCTTTTTATTGTTTCCGGACCGTCAGGGACCGGTAAAACCACCCTGTGCAGCGCGGTCCTTAGCCGGTTTTCGGACATGCTTTATTCAGTCTCATATACCACCAGAAAGCCCCGTACGGGAGAGCAGAATGGAATCGACTATTACTTTATTAAAAAAGAAGAATTTAAAGATAAAATAGAACATGGGAAATGGGCCGAATGGGCAGAGGTTCATGGAAATTATTATGGCACAAGCGCAGAGTTATTAGACCAGGAGTTGGACTCAGGACGGGATATTATTCTTGATATAGATGTTCAGGGAACCTTCCAGCTTGTTAAGCGATATCCTGAATCAGTGGCAATTTTTGTCATGCCTCCGTCTATTGAGGAATTAAAGCGTCGCCTGAAATTAAGGAATACAGACTCAGGTGAGGTGATTGCAAGACGACTTGAAAATGCCAAAATGGAAATGACCAAGAAAAATCTTTACCCTCATGTGATTATAAATGATCAACTCCCTGTTGCCATTGGGCAGCTCATAACTGTTATCGAAAACTATCGTTCAGCTGGGTAACAGTTCAGACAAAAGCGGTTTCCATATTGTTTTAACCGTAAACGAATAGAGACCGTCAGGTTTCACTCCTGGTCGCGGCATCGCCGTGGGCAAAGCCGAATAGACTTCAGGGCTGCTTTTCAAGCGATACCCAAACCAGACGTCTTTACCAACAGGTATCAATCAACCACTTGCAATCAGACAAAATGAAAACTGAAATCCTTTATGGAATTAATCCTGTTTTTGAAGCCCTTAAGGCGGGTAAAAGAAAAATTCACCAAATTTATATTGCAGCACATAAAACTTCCGGGCGTATTTCAAAAATAGTAAAATTTGCCGAATCCAAAAAAATCCCCGTAAAAAAAGTAAAAGCAACACAGCTTAAATCAATCGCAGGGACCGGTCAGCATCAGGGCGTCAGTGCGAGAGTAAATCCTTATCCAATGGCCGATTTATCAGATATTACCGACAGCGAACCGGGAAAGGGTAATCATCTTTTTCTATTACTGCTGGATAATGTCCTCGATCCACAAAACTTGGGTGCAATAATCAGAACCGCATTGGGAGTAGGAATAAGCGGTATTATCCTTCCAAAAGACAGGTCTGCCATGCCGACACCTGCTGTTTCCAAGTCATCAGCCGGGGCCATTGAACATGTTCGGTTGATAAGGGTCACCAATATGGTGGACACAATTAGGATTCTGAAAAAGCAAGGAGCATGGATTGTGGGATTGGACCAGGAAGCTGAAAAGACGGTTTATTCGAGTGATTTGACCGGTTCACTTGCGATTGTTATCGGAGGAGAAGCAAAGGGAATTCGACCCTTGGTAAAAAAAAATTGCGACTTTATCGCTTCCATACCGCAAACAGGACAGCTGAATTCTTTAAATGCTTCTGTTGCCGCAGCAATAGCGATGTACGAAGCATTCAGGCAGAGAAGAATCGCCGGGAACCAAGAATAAAGAATCAAAGAAAAGAACCGGATGCGAGAACAACGTTTAGAAGCACAGTATTTCTTTTTGCGGGTATTCAATGCTTTTGAGAGGGTGCTTTTCCCGAAAAAGTGCACGGTATGTGGCTCTTTCTTTCATTCAGATTTGAACCGAAGGTTATGTTCACCGGAAAAAATTTTACAGGATAAAAAATCTTTGGTCTTTCATTATGGGAAAGATACACCAGAAAAGCCGGTGGCTTCCTGTTTAAATGGTGTTTTTAAATTTGACAGGCTTTTATCTCCCTACTTATGCCCAACATGTCTAACAGGGTATGCACCTGTTCAATCCCCAATTTGCATTAAATGCGGTATGATGTTTAAAAGCCGGGAAGGGGACGATCATCTTTGCGAAGACTGCATAAAACAACCGAAATACTTTAAGATTGCGCGTGCACCCGGTATTTATGATCAGGCCCTGATGAAAGCCATACATTGTCTAAAGTACAAGGGGAAAATTCAGCTGGCCAGGCCGTTTGGAATGCTTCTTTTTGCTGCTTTTATTCGGTTTTGGGATATGGATAAAATTGACCTGATTATCCCTGTTCCGCTTCATTCCAAAAGGATAAAGGCAAGGGGATTTAATCAGGCGTATCTTCTGGTCCGTAAATGGAAACAGCTTGCCATGGCATTGAGTGCCGAAACGCCGGCTGTCACGATCGACCGGAATATACTGGTGAGAAAAAAATGGACAGAGCCCCAGACCGGGTTGGGCCGCAAAAAACGATTGAAAAACATCAAGAATGCGTTTAGTGTTAACAATTGCTCCAAGATTGCGGGGAAAAGAATACTAGTAGTCGATGATGTTCTTACCACGGGAGCCACCGTAAATGAATGTGCAAAAACATTGATAAGCCATGGTGCCAAAAGGGTGGATGTACTCACCTTGGCGCGGGCGATGTGACTTCTATCTGATTGACATTAGGGCAATTTTTTTAATAGGTTAAATGAATACATGGATACCATTTCTAAAATAATAAAACTGCCGGAGCTTCAAGCGAAAGTGGATTCGATTAAAGTGTCAGGAAGTAAGGTTGTATTTACCAATGGCTGCTTTGATATACTGCACGTTGGACATGTTCGCTACCTTGCTGCCGCCCGCTTGAAAGGGGATGTGCTCATAGTTGGTTTGAATTCCGATGACTCGGTAAAATCGATTAAGTCCACCAAGAGGCCCATAGTGAACCAGGACGAAAGGGCCGA belongs to Thermodesulfobacteriota bacterium and includes:
- the rlmB gene encoding 23S rRNA (guanosine(2251)-2'-O)-methyltransferase RlmB, encoding MKTEILYGINPVFEALKAGKRKIHQIYIAAHKTSGRISKIVKFAESKKIPVKKVKATQLKSIAGTGQHQGVSARVNPYPMADLSDITDSEPGKGNHLFLLLLDNVLDPQNLGAIIRTALGVGISGIILPKDRSAMPTPAVSKSSAGAIEHVRLIRVTNMVDTIRILKKQGAWIVGLDQEAEKTVYSSDLTGSLAIVIGGEAKGIRPLVKKNCDFIASIPQTGQLNSLNASVAAAIAMYEAFRQRRIAGNQE
- the rfaE2 gene encoding D-glycero-beta-D-manno-heptose 1-phosphate adenylyltransferase is translated as MDTISKIIKLPELQAKVDSIKVSGSKVVFTNGCFDILHVGHVRYLAAARLKGDVLIVGLNSDDSVKSIKSTKRPIVNQDERAEVLASLWCVDYIILFDEPDPLLLIQAIKPDILVKGDDWAEENIIGADFVKEQGGKVIRVPVVPEASTSRIIQTIVKRYR
- a CDS encoding ComF family protein, with amino-acid sequence MMFKSREGDDHLCEDCIKQPKYFKIARAPGIYDQALMKAIHCLKYKGKIQLARPFGMLLFAAFIRFWDMDKIDLIIPVPLHSKRIKARGFNQAYLLVRKWKQLAMALSAETPAVTIDRNILVRKKWTEPQTGLGRKKRLKNIKNAFSVNNCSKIAGKRILVVDDVLTTGATVNECAKTLISHGAKRVDVLTLARAM
- the gmk gene encoding guanylate kinase, with amino-acid sequence MNHTKDSEFGLKTGSVVNKGRLFIVSGPSGTGKTTLCSAVLSRFSDMLYSVSYTTRKPRTGEQNGIDYYFIKKEEFKDKIEHGKWAEWAEVHGNYYGTSAELLDQELDSGRDIILDIDVQGTFQLVKRYPESVAIFVMPPSIEELKRRLKLRNTDSGEVIARRLENAKMEMTKKNLYPHVIINDQLPVAIGQLITVIENYRSAG
- a CDS encoding DUF370 domain-containing protein, producing MDPSLLNIGFGSTVVAHRIVSIVSPNSAPMKRLKDEAKDEKRLIDATHGRRTRSIIIMDSNHVVLSAIQAETISQRYSMLKEAQ